One Nocardioides luti DNA window includes the following coding sequences:
- a CDS encoding DUF5302 domain-containing protein, giving the protein MPEANASNDDLKAKMREALERKNSKEKGVHQDGPVPEKAHGSEVVGGAPKMHRRKAGGGGS; this is encoded by the coding sequence ATGCCTGAAGCGAACGCGTCCAACGACGACCTCAAGGCCAAGATGCGCGAGGCCCTCGAGCGCAAGAACTCCAAGGAGAAGGGCGTCCACCAGGACGGGCCGGTGCCGGAGAAGGCGCACGGCTCCGAGGTGGTCGGCGGCGCTCCGAAGATGCACCGGCGCAAGGCCGGTGGCGGCGGCAGCTGA
- a CDS encoding CASTOR/POLLUX-related putative ion channel has protein sequence MARTGQQLRQRTKKAMSEGGTSSVKPQGKPSAEQRFGDRARYAFDNSMAGGTPALIAWLSVVTLVLIAVFTVVTTVFRLRSVDTTGGGFFKELFYSLLHALDPGYIGGDVGSWPFLLTMLLLTIAGLFIVSALIGVIATGIDAKLADLRRGRSIVLERDHTVVLGWSDSIFTIVRELTIANESRRRPVIVILADKDKVEMEDELGAKVPDTRGTRVICRSGSPMDIDDLALSSHASARSVILLAPEESEDPDSEVIKTLLALTHSGPDGPRIVAEIRNPTNLEAARLVGADRTVLLDIRETVAKLVVQTSRQSGAAAVYTELFDYDGDEIYFLEDHALHGTTYADAQLAFEQASVIGLITGGVTKLNPPADTPIDGQTLIVVAEDDSALGSAASATTRPDLDLLGTEEGRDEHPTQAVLIGWNERAAIVLRELDHYAPAGSTLTVLTSFGQPAVPDLENLAVTVVVGPTTDRATLEAHVGPGLDQVIVLCYSDHLGVQAADARTLVTLLHVRDILSRYDDVTPVVSEMLDDRNRVLAQVAHVDDVVVSGEIVSLLVTQLSEDQRLESVFGELLGNEGSEIYLRPAEWYVQPGHEVTFATIVAGATRRNETALGYRSVSLADDQHRDFGVRVNPAKSEVFRVQPGDRVVVLAEV, from the coding sequence ATGGCGCGCACGGGCCAGCAGCTGCGGCAGCGGACCAAGAAGGCGATGTCCGAGGGCGGGACGTCCTCGGTCAAGCCGCAGGGGAAGCCGTCCGCGGAGCAGCGGTTCGGGGACCGCGCGCGGTACGCCTTCGACAACTCCATGGCGGGCGGTACGCCGGCCCTGATCGCCTGGCTGTCGGTGGTCACCCTGGTGCTGATCGCGGTGTTCACCGTGGTCACCACGGTGTTCCGGCTGCGCTCCGTGGACACGACGGGCGGCGGGTTCTTCAAGGAGCTCTTCTACAGCCTCCTGCACGCGCTCGACCCCGGCTACATCGGCGGCGACGTCGGGAGCTGGCCGTTCCTGCTGACGATGCTGCTGCTGACGATCGCCGGCCTCTTCATCGTCAGCGCGCTCATCGGCGTCATCGCCACCGGCATCGACGCCAAGCTGGCCGACCTGCGCCGGGGCCGCTCGATCGTCCTGGAGAGGGACCACACGGTGGTCCTCGGCTGGTCGGACTCGATCTTCACGATCGTCCGCGAGCTGACCATCGCCAACGAGAGCCGGCGCCGCCCGGTCATCGTGATCCTGGCCGACAAGGACAAGGTCGAGATGGAGGACGAGCTCGGCGCGAAGGTGCCGGACACGCGCGGGACCCGCGTCATCTGCCGCTCCGGCTCGCCGATGGACATCGACGACCTGGCGCTGAGCAGCCACGCGTCGGCCCGCTCGGTCATCCTGCTGGCGCCCGAGGAGTCCGAGGACCCGGACAGCGAGGTCATCAAGACGCTGCTGGCCCTCACGCACAGCGGGCCGGACGGGCCCCGGATCGTCGCCGAGATCCGCAACCCCACCAACCTCGAGGCCGCGCGCCTGGTCGGGGCGGACCGCACCGTGCTGCTCGACATCCGCGAGACGGTCGCGAAGCTGGTCGTCCAGACGTCGCGCCAGTCCGGCGCGGCCGCGGTCTACACCGAGCTGTTCGACTACGACGGCGACGAGATCTACTTCCTCGAGGACCACGCGCTGCACGGCACGACGTACGCCGACGCGCAGCTGGCCTTCGAGCAGGCCTCGGTCATCGGGCTGATCACGGGCGGCGTCACCAAGCTGAACCCGCCCGCCGACACCCCCATCGACGGCCAGACGCTGATCGTGGTGGCGGAGGACGACTCGGCGCTCGGCTCGGCCGCCTCGGCGACCACCCGGCCCGACCTCGACCTGCTGGGGACCGAGGAGGGCCGCGACGAGCACCCGACGCAGGCGGTGCTGATCGGCTGGAACGAGCGGGCCGCGATCGTGCTGCGCGAGCTCGACCACTATGCCCCGGCCGGCTCGACGCTGACCGTGCTCACGTCCTTCGGCCAGCCCGCCGTCCCGGACCTGGAGAACCTCGCCGTCACCGTCGTGGTCGGGCCGACCACCGACCGGGCGACGCTCGAGGCGCACGTCGGGCCGGGCCTCGACCAGGTGATCGTGCTCTGCTACTCCGACCACCTCGGGGTGCAGGCCGCCGACGCGCGCACCCTCGTCACGCTGCTGCACGTCCGCGACATCCTGTCGCGCTACGACGACGTGACCCCGGTCGTCAGCGAGATGCTCGACGACCGCAACCGCGTCCTCGCGCAGGTCGCGCACGTCGACGACGTGGTCGTCAGCGGCGAGATCGTCAGCCTGCTCGTCACGCAGCTCTCGGAGGACCAGCGCCTCGAGTCCGTCTTCGGGGAGCTGCTCGGCAACGAGGGCAGCGAGATCTACCTGCGCCCGGCGGAGTGGTACGTCCAGCCCGGCCACGAGGTCACCTTCGCGACGATCGTCGCCGGCGCGACGCGTCGCAACGAGACGGCGCTGGGCTACCGCTCGGTGTCGCTCGCGGACGACCAGCACCGCGACTTCGGCGTCCGCGTCAACCCCGCCAAGTCCGAGGTGTTCCGGGTGCAGCCCGGCGACCGCGTGGTGGTGCTGGCCGAGGTCTGA
- a CDS encoding MaoC family dehydratase, which translates to MQFGRSYEEFEVGATYKHWPGKTVTEYDDHLFCLLTMNHHPLHLDANYAEETTQFKKNVVVGNYVYSILLGMSVADISGKAIANLEVESLRHVAPTFHGDTLYGETTVLGKTESKSKDDRGVVHVETIGYNQDGKVVCIFRRKVMVPKDSYLEARGGEQPGRPVPQPDKNWPGAQPA; encoded by the coding sequence ATGCAGTTCGGCCGCAGCTACGAGGAGTTCGAGGTCGGGGCGACCTACAAGCACTGGCCCGGCAAGACGGTCACGGAGTACGACGACCACCTGTTCTGCCTGCTGACGATGAACCACCACCCGCTGCACCTCGACGCGAACTACGCCGAGGAGACGACGCAGTTCAAGAAGAACGTCGTGGTCGGCAACTACGTCTACTCGATCCTGCTCGGCATGAGCGTCGCAGACATCTCCGGCAAGGCGATCGCCAACCTCGAGGTCGAGTCGCTGCGGCACGTGGCGCCGACCTTCCACGGGGACACGCTGTACGGCGAGACGACGGTCCTCGGCAAGACCGAGAGCAAGTCCAAGGACGACCGCGGCGTCGTCCACGTCGAGACGATCGGCTACAACCAGGACGGCAAGGTCGTGTGCATCTTCCGCCGCAAGGTGATGGTGCCCAAGGACAGCTACCTCGAGGCCCGCGGCGGTGAGCAGCCCGGGCGCCCGGTGCCGCAGCCGGACAAGAACTGGCCGGGCGCTCAGCCCGCCTGA
- a CDS encoding endonuclease/exonuclease/phosphatase family protein: protein MPTPVHRAPDRARPRLLAALTAFVCLAVVATAIASTRLSDDPAPTPSSDASPVAAELADTTVAGKDAQPVRKQRPMRIVPGIVFHRLPPPPKPSKKDLADKAEALAPAGGPFDVHIGTFNVLGSQHSVKGGDKPNYPPASVRTARTADLIAQHGVRVLGTQELQDDQLRDLQARTGFAAYPGFSWGTLETDNSILYDPDLYEFVSGSKFTITFVGRPRPQPILRLRDRGTGREFYVVNTHPSPGGGRALAERRRAQAITVGVIKQLKASGLPVFATGDMNDRQEFYCQVVTPAQMTAPNGGSTAGGCHPPPMPMPVDWVVGSGATWSSYWRDVRTTEQKISDHIFVSALAHVG from the coding sequence GTGCCCACCCCCGTCCACCGCGCGCCTGATCGGGCGCGCCCGCGCCTGCTGGCCGCGCTGACCGCGTTCGTCTGCCTGGCCGTCGTGGCGACCGCGATCGCCTCGACGAGGCTGTCCGACGACCCGGCGCCGACGCCCTCCTCGGACGCGTCGCCGGTGGCCGCCGAGCTGGCGGACACCACCGTCGCCGGCAAGGACGCCCAGCCGGTCCGCAAGCAGCGGCCGATGCGGATCGTGCCGGGCATCGTCTTCCACCGGCTGCCCCCGCCGCCGAAGCCGTCCAAGAAGGACCTCGCCGACAAGGCCGAGGCGCTGGCCCCGGCCGGCGGCCCCTTCGACGTGCACATCGGCACCTTCAACGTGCTGGGCAGCCAGCACTCGGTCAAGGGCGGCGACAAGCCGAACTACCCGCCCGCCTCGGTCCGGACGGCCCGCACCGCCGACCTGATCGCCCAGCACGGGGTGCGGGTGCTCGGCACCCAGGAGCTGCAGGACGACCAGCTGCGCGACCTGCAGGCGCGCACCGGCTTCGCGGCGTACCCCGGCTTCTCGTGGGGGACCCTCGAGACCGACAACTCGATCCTGTACGACCCCGACCTGTACGAGTTCGTCTCCGGCAGCAAGTTCACGATCACCTTCGTCGGCCGCCCGCGGCCGCAACCGATCCTGCGCCTGCGCGACCGGGGGACCGGTCGCGAGTTCTACGTCGTCAACACCCACCCCTCGCCCGGCGGCGGACGCGCACTCGCCGAGCGCCGGCGGGCCCAGGCGATCACCGTCGGCGTGATCAAGCAGCTCAAGGCGTCCGGGCTCCCCGTCTTCGCGACCGGGGACATGAACGACCGCCAGGAGTTCTACTGCCAGGTCGTCACCCCGGCGCAGATGACGGCCCCGAACGGCGGCAGCACCGCGGGTGGCTGCCACCCGCCGCCGATGCCGATGCCGGTCGACTGGGTCGTCGGCAGCGGCGCCACGTGGAGCAGCTACTGGCGCGACGTGCGCACCACCGAGCAGAAGATCAGCGACCACATCTTCGTCAGCGCGCTCGCGCACGTCGGCTGA
- a CDS encoding histidine phosphatase family protein — protein sequence MSTSSGSDDGEVWLVRHGETEWSRSGRHTSTTDLPLLPDGEEVARGLGERLEGRSFGLVLTSPRQRARRTAELAGFPDAEVDEDLAEWAYGDYEGITTDQIRETVPGWTVWDGPCPNGETAAQVGERLDRVIARLEAADGPSLVFAHGHSLRVLTARWLGLPPRDGRLFRLGTATVSVLAHERESPVVLRWNS from the coding sequence ATGAGCACGAGCAGCGGGAGCGACGACGGTGAGGTCTGGCTGGTCCGGCACGGGGAGACCGAGTGGAGCCGCTCCGGGCGGCACACCTCGACCACCGACCTGCCGCTGCTGCCCGACGGCGAGGAGGTCGCCCGGGGGCTCGGCGAGCGACTCGAGGGGCGCTCGTTCGGCCTGGTGCTGACGAGTCCCCGCCAGCGGGCCCGGCGGACGGCCGAGCTGGCGGGCTTCCCGGACGCCGAGGTCGACGAGGACCTCGCCGAGTGGGCGTACGGCGACTACGAGGGCATCACCACGGACCAGATCCGCGAGACCGTGCCGGGCTGGACCGTCTGGGACGGGCCGTGCCCGAACGGCGAGACCGCGGCGCAGGTCGGCGAGCGGCTGGACCGCGTCATCGCGCGGCTGGAGGCGGCCGACGGCCCGAGCCTGGTCTTCGCCCACGGCCACTCGCTGCGCGTCCTCACCGCGCGCTGGCTGGGCCTGCCGCCGCGCGACGGGCGGCTCTTCCGCCTGGGCACGGCGACGGTCTCGGTGCTCGCCCACGAGCGCGAGTCGCCCGTGGTGCTGCGCTGGAACTCTTGA
- a CDS encoding endonuclease/exonuclease/phosphatase family protein, whose product MKSHRTPSTTSPRARRRTAAAVAVAALGLSGLAVLGGAPVQAADGRTAPAATSGKAKDTVPAEVVMVQANIKTGMTLNRFQSDVRTVLAPRPDFVTYNEVPRRNDLVLAPAGYAIWRTPGEYTGAVPVAWREDTWTAIAQGTVRVSNYRKIPPKRHTMLGLRYANWVTLSSVDGRTVSVVSTHVPPIVNGMPDLRRRTVKKIGALVTELKGSGPVLVGGDFNLHYKSAAYPRDVLTGDGMVPTYDALGSYFPTGDHQGMTIDYIFATPEEQIQVVDQRAVELYSDHDALVAGLNWTVDAPTETTAVTNVPSGSTAEKRLVVKQVVRSLRQSVAGDTVDLVTSNLLLTKVSDAVKAAVARGVSVRVITRSPVLTSVEQGLAAAIGTTTGTGTGVRQCVDVCAQTWADAGAPTTMLLHLAATGAPTLRVDVNGVLDRTAVTSTRSATLRTGNIGLAQAQDYLARLDSTTPQ is encoded by the coding sequence GTGAAGTCCCACCGCACCCCCTCGACCACCTCGCCCCGCGCCCGACGACGGACGGCGGCGGCGGTCGCCGTCGCGGCCCTCGGCCTCAGCGGCCTGGCCGTCCTCGGCGGTGCACCGGTGCAGGCGGCGGACGGCCGGACCGCCCCCGCAGCGACGTCGGGCAAGGCGAAGGACACCGTCCCCGCCGAGGTCGTGATGGTGCAGGCGAACATCAAGACCGGCATGACGCTCAACCGCTTCCAGTCCGACGTCCGCACGGTGCTGGCCCCGAGACCCGACTTCGTGACCTACAACGAGGTGCCGCGCCGCAACGACCTGGTCCTGGCCCCCGCCGGCTACGCCATCTGGCGCACGCCCGGCGAGTACACCGGCGCCGTGCCGGTCGCGTGGCGCGAGGACACCTGGACCGCCATCGCGCAGGGCACGGTCCGGGTCAGCAACTACCGCAAGATCCCGCCGAAGCGGCACACGATGCTCGGCCTGCGCTACGCCAACTGGGTGACGCTGTCGTCCGTCGACGGGCGCACCGTCTCGGTCGTCTCCACCCACGTCCCGCCCATCGTCAACGGCATGCCCGACCTGCGCCGCCGCACCGTGAAGAAGATCGGCGCACTCGTCACCGAGCTCAAGGGCAGCGGTCCGGTGCTCGTCGGCGGCGACTTCAACCTGCACTACAAGAGCGCGGCCTACCCCCGCGACGTGCTGACCGGGGACGGCATGGTGCCGACGTACGACGCCCTCGGCAGCTACTTCCCGACCGGCGACCACCAGGGCATGACGATCGACTACATCTTCGCCACCCCGGAGGAGCAGATCCAGGTCGTCGACCAGCGCGCGGTGGAGCTCTACTCCGACCACGACGCCCTCGTCGCCGGGCTGAACTGGACGGTCGACGCCCCCACCGAGACCACGGCCGTCACCAACGTGCCGTCCGGCAGCACGGCCGAGAAGCGCCTCGTCGTCAAGCAGGTCGTCCGCTCGCTGCGCCAGTCCGTCGCCGGTGACACCGTCGACCTGGTGACGTCCAACCTCCTGCTCACGAAGGTCTCCGACGCCGTCAAGGCGGCCGTCGCGCGTGGCGTCTCCGTGCGGGTGATCACGCGCAGCCCCGTGCTGACCTCGGTCGAGCAGGGCCTGGCCGCGGCGATCGGGACGACCACCGGCACCGGCACCGGCGTGCGCCAGTGCGTCGACGTCTGCGCCCAGACCTGGGCCGACGCCGGCGCGCCGACGACGATGCTGCTGCACCTGGCCGCCACCGGCGCCCCGACGCTGCGGGTTGACGTGAACGGCGTGCTCGACCGGACCGCGGTCACCTCCACGCGCTCGGCGACGCTGCGGACCGGCAACATCGGGCTCGCCCAGGCGCAGGACTACCTCGCCCGGTTGGACTCCACCACGCCGCAGTAG
- a CDS encoding DUF6758 family protein, producing the protein MSLAAGCPRCTFPVLDDEAGSGWACPAHGPIRPLWRPQEVGYEDFTAHLRAAPDFPTYLPWPMGPAWSVSDFALVGDGERLTAGTLTCTSGTSEQDGPVDVLVVTEEAGTGLGARCARTAYDDPGGEIRDGVPALRIRVEGQVVPLWSVSTSAADGEFDRSVLAGEAHGRWLWVVLRPASAVLMLGDDWILRDVSRLGPELVETVFGGPAPAW; encoded by the coding sequence ATGTCGCTCGCGGCGGGCTGTCCCCGGTGCACCTTCCCCGTCCTGGACGACGAGGCGGGCAGCGGCTGGGCGTGCCCCGCGCACGGCCCGATCCGCCCGCTGTGGCGGCCGCAGGAGGTGGGCTACGAGGACTTCACCGCGCACCTGCGCGCCGCGCCGGACTTCCCGACCTACCTTCCCTGGCCGATGGGCCCCGCCTGGAGCGTCAGCGACTTCGCGCTCGTCGGGGACGGTGAGCGCCTGACCGCCGGCACCCTGACCTGCACGTCGGGCACGAGCGAGCAGGACGGCCCCGTCGACGTGCTCGTCGTGACCGAGGAGGCCGGGACCGGGCTCGGCGCCCGCTGCGCGCGCACGGCGTACGACGACCCGGGCGGCGAGATCCGCGACGGCGTCCCGGCCCTGCGGATCCGCGTGGAGGGCCAGGTCGTGCCGCTGTGGTCGGTGTCCACGAGCGCGGCCGACGGCGAGTTCGACCGCTCGGTGCTGGCCGGCGAGGCGCACGGCCGCTGGCTGTGGGTGGTGCTGCGGCCCGCCTCGGCCGTGCTGATGCTGGGCGACGACTGGATCCTGCGCGACGTGTCGCGGCTCGGGCCGGAGCTCGTCGAGACGGTCTTCGGCGGGCCCGCGCCGGCCTGGTGA
- a CDS encoding acyl-CoA dehydrogenase family protein: MGRLCETDGLTDDQTEILKAVRSFVDKEILPVATELEHADEYPQEIVDGLKELGIFGLMIPEEYDGLGESLLTYALCVEEIARGWMSVSGVINTHFIVAYMLMQHGTEEQKKKYLPRMATGEVRGAFSMSEPGLGSDVSAIKTKAVRDGDDYVIDGQKMWLTNGGTSTLVACLVKSDEGADSVYKNMTTFLLEKEAGFGETAPGLTIPGKIDKMGYKGVDTTEMVLEGHRVSAEQVLGGDPGKGFYQMMDGVEVGRVNVAARACGIANRAFELGIAYAQQRETFGKPIAQHQAILFRLAEMATKVETAHSMMVRAARLKDRGQRNDVEAGMAKYLAAEYCKEVVEDSFRIHGGYGYSKEYEIERLYREAAFMLIGEGTADIQKMIIGRSLLKDYKLG; encoded by the coding sequence ATGGGCCGCCTCTGCGAGACCGACGGACTCACCGACGACCAGACCGAGATCCTCAAGGCCGTCCGCTCGTTCGTGGACAAGGAGATCCTGCCGGTCGCCACGGAGCTCGAGCACGCCGACGAGTACCCCCAGGAGATCGTCGACGGTCTCAAGGAGCTCGGCATCTTCGGCCTGATGATCCCCGAGGAGTACGACGGGCTCGGCGAGTCGCTGCTCACCTACGCGCTCTGTGTCGAGGAGATCGCGCGCGGCTGGATGAGCGTCTCCGGCGTCATCAACACGCACTTCATCGTGGCTTACATGCTGATGCAGCACGGCACCGAGGAGCAGAAGAAGAAGTACCTCCCCCGGATGGCGACCGGCGAGGTCCGCGGCGCCTTCTCGATGTCGGAGCCCGGCCTCGGCTCGGACGTCTCGGCGATCAAGACCAAGGCGGTCCGGGACGGCGACGACTACGTCATCGACGGCCAGAAGATGTGGCTGACCAACGGTGGCACCTCGACGCTGGTGGCCTGCCTGGTCAAGTCCGACGAGGGCGCCGACTCGGTCTACAAGAACATGACGACCTTCCTCCTGGAGAAGGAGGCCGGCTTCGGCGAGACCGCCCCCGGCCTGACCATCCCGGGCAAGATCGACAAGATGGGCTACAAGGGCGTCGACACGACCGAGATGGTGCTCGAGGGCCACCGCGTGTCGGCCGAGCAGGTCCTCGGCGGCGACCCCGGCAAGGGCTTCTACCAGATGATGGACGGCGTCGAGGTCGGCCGCGTGAACGTCGCGGCCCGCGCCTGCGGCATCGCGAACCGCGCCTTCGAGCTCGGCATCGCCTACGCCCAGCAGCGCGAGACCTTCGGCAAGCCGATCGCCCAGCACCAGGCGATCCTCTTCCGCCTCGCCGAGATGGCGACCAAGGTCGAGACCGCCCACTCGATGATGGTCCGCGCGGCCCGGCTCAAGGACCGCGGCCAGCGCAACGACGTCGAGGCGGGGATGGCGAAGTACCTCGCCGCGGAGTACTGCAAGGAGGTCGTCGAGGACTCGTTCCGCATCCACGGCGGCTACGGCTACTCCAAGGAGTACGAGATCGAGCGCCTCTACCGCGAGGCGGCGTTCATGCTCATCGGCGAGGGCACGGCCGACATCCAGAAGATGATCATCGGCCGCTCGCTGCTCAAGGACTACAAGCTCGGCTGA
- a CDS encoding glycosyltransferase family 2 protein translates to MLLTASTIRDSLPNVRRFVAANLASGVDHMVVFLDAPKDPGQAEVRAELDAHPHVTAVPTGRAGWWRDDRPAGLNVRQRINANVVLDAVRDLAWAEWVVHVDGDEVARVDPDLLAAVPADTGALRLDPLEAVSQWHVDAPPTLFKRLLDQQDLHLLFTLGVITEPSNTVYFHGHVKGKAGVRPGSGLRLTLHNAVDDEGRIAEGHRAPGLAVLHYDSISGEEFARKWAALSSAGKAQFRPNRGITADALAALVGKDLPDEVRETYLRRIYERTTRDDVETLRDLGLLETVDPLHAARTPRALPAGALQELESRLAAVRDQPKRPFHAVEQGAGGEGGGGGKVARLRDRLPGSRRP, encoded by the coding sequence ATGCTGCTCACGGCCTCGACCATCAGGGATTCCCTGCCGAACGTACGCCGTTTCGTGGCCGCGAACCTCGCCTCCGGCGTGGACCACATGGTCGTCTTCCTCGATGCCCCGAAGGACCCCGGGCAGGCCGAGGTGCGCGCCGAGCTGGACGCCCACCCCCACGTGACGGCCGTGCCCACGGGCCGCGCCGGCTGGTGGCGCGACGACCGGCCCGCGGGTCTCAACGTCCGCCAGCGGATCAACGCCAACGTCGTCCTCGACGCGGTGCGCGACCTCGCCTGGGCCGAGTGGGTCGTGCACGTCGACGGGGACGAGGTCGCCCGGGTCGATCCGGACCTGCTGGCCGCGGTGCCGGCCGACACCGGCGCGCTCCGCCTCGACCCGCTCGAGGCGGTCAGCCAGTGGCACGTCGACGCTCCCCCGACCCTCTTCAAGCGGCTGCTCGACCAGCAGGACCTCCACCTCCTCTTCACCCTCGGGGTGATCACGGAGCCGAGCAACACCGTCTACTTCCACGGCCACGTCAAGGGCAAGGCCGGCGTCCGCCCCGGCTCGGGGCTGCGGCTCACGCTGCACAACGCCGTCGACGACGAGGGGCGGATCGCCGAGGGCCACCGGGCGCCCGGGCTGGCCGTGCTGCACTACGACTCGATCTCGGGCGAGGAGTTCGCCCGCAAGTGGGCGGCCCTGTCCTCCGCCGGGAAGGCGCAGTTCCGCCCCAACCGCGGCATCACCGCCGACGCCCTCGCCGCGCTGGTGGGCAAGGACCTCCCGGACGAGGTCCGGGAGACCTACCTCCGCAGGATCTACGAGCGCACCACCCGTGACGACGTCGAGACGCTGCGCGACCTCGGGCTGCTCGAGACCGTCGACCCGCTGCACGCGGCGCGCACACCCCGGGCGCTGCCCGCCGGCGCCCTCCAGGAGCTCGAGTCCCGGCTCGCGGCGGTTCGCGACCAGCCCAAGCGGCCCTTCCACGCGGTGGAGCAGGGCGCGGGCGGCGAGGGCGGCGGCGGCGGCAAGGTGGCCCGGCTGCGCGACCGGCTGCCGGGCTCGCGCCGCCCCTGA
- a CDS encoding MFS transporter: MSTTESLSRSRLAAAAAFLTQGLVFISLTTRLPDFTDRWDIGELYLSLLLLMMVLLAGAGSVLAETLAQRRDSASMLRAGLLVIAVGVVVIAVAPVEAAFVAGMAVYGVGLGVIDATTNMQAVALEHRYGRPILPSFHGAWTLGGIAGAGLALATASLPLETLAAVAVVPLAVAFAPLLPRVGSAPDLSAAAAVPWRPILLVGLGMVLFYMVDTATQTWGPLYLDDTFDTPSRLVALATLPYLVASGVLRLAGDGLVARHGVVTVLRVGALVGAVALAVVVFAPTWPVAVLGFTLLGAGLAVVAPLSFSAAARIAGGEGLDPAVRQARVDAVIARFNQFNYLGALLGSVLTGVVGSGSLRVGFAVPMVLVLGLLPLARAFVAPAPGSVDGPRPSGVGQAG; this comes from the coding sequence ATGAGCACCACGGAGTCGCTGTCCCGGTCCCGGCTGGCCGCGGCGGCCGCGTTCCTCACCCAGGGGCTGGTCTTCATCAGCCTGACGACCCGGCTCCCGGACTTCACCGACCGCTGGGACATCGGCGAGCTCTACCTCTCGCTCCTGCTGCTCATGATGGTGCTGCTCGCCGGCGCCGGCTCGGTGCTCGCGGAGACCCTCGCCCAGCGGCGCGACAGCGCCTCGATGCTCCGCGCCGGGCTGCTCGTCATCGCCGTCGGGGTGGTCGTCATCGCCGTCGCCCCCGTGGAGGCGGCCTTCGTCGCCGGCATGGCGGTGTACGGCGTGGGGCTGGGCGTCATCGACGCGACGACCAACATGCAGGCGGTCGCGCTGGAGCACCGCTACGGCCGCCCGATCCTCCCGTCGTTCCACGGGGCGTGGACCCTCGGCGGCATCGCCGGCGCGGGGCTGGCCCTGGCCACGGCGTCGTTGCCGCTGGAGACCCTGGCCGCGGTGGCGGTCGTCCCGCTCGCCGTGGCGTTCGCGCCCCTGCTCCCCCGGGTCGGCAGCGCCCCCGACCTGAGTGCCGCGGCCGCCGTGCCGTGGCGCCCGATCCTGCTGGTCGGCCTCGGGATGGTGCTGTTCTACATGGTCGACACCGCCACCCAGACCTGGGGCCCGCTCTACCTCGACGACACCTTCGACACCCCGTCCCGGCTGGTCGCGCTCGCGACGCTGCCCTACCTGGTGGCCAGCGGGGTGCTCCGGCTGGCCGGCGACGGCCTGGTCGCGCGCCACGGCGTGGTGACGGTGCTGCGGGTCGGCGCCCTCGTCGGCGCCGTCGCGCTCGCCGTGGTCGTCTTCGCGCCGACCTGGCCGGTCGCGGTGCTCGGGTTCACGCTGCTCGGCGCGGGGCTCGCCGTCGTCGCACCGCTCAGCTTCTCCGCCGCCGCCCGGATCGCCGGCGGCGAGGGCCTGGACCCGGCCGTGCGGCAGGCGCGGGTCGACGCCGTGATCGCCCGCTTCAACCAGTTCAACTACCTGGGCGCGCTGCTCGGGTCGGTGCTCACCGGCGTCGTCGGCTCGGGCTCGCTGCGGGTCGGCTTCGCGGTGCCGATGGTGCTCGTGCTCGGCCTGCTCCCGCTCGCGCGGGCGTTCGTCGCCCCGGCGCCGGGGTCCGTCGACGGACCCCGGCCCTCGGGCGTCGGTCAGGCGGGCTGA